The Polypterus senegalus isolate Bchr_013 chromosome 11, ASM1683550v1, whole genome shotgun sequence sequence AGCAGTGGACCAGTGTCATTCTGCCAGATACTGCAGGTtcaaaaaatggaaggatgggtgaATGAAAGGTGTGTGAAGTAGTAAAGTGAAGTAACTTAAGACCTTCTTACTTTTTTAACCCCAGGTTCATGGATTTTTCAAAGGAATGTCCTTTCCAGTTTTTACTGTTGCAGTCTCTAACTCTGTAGCTTTTGGAACTTATGGCAACACTTTGGACTATTTAAGCCAATCATATCCCAGTAACAGCAACTTTCCACCTTCCTTCACAGATGCTTTTCTTGCTGGTTGCTTTGCTGGAGCaactcaggtgggtttcatttaATAAGATGCTCTGTTATGTCATCGTCAATGCAAGCATAAAGATTTAGTTGCTAATAACCCAAAGTGTTGCTGCATTTCTTTTAGACCCATCACCAACCTAAAGTACCTTGAATTTTGACTTGCAGAAAGGGCTTTCCTTTGCTACAAAATACTGTGGGGATCCAGGTTTAAAGATATGTCCAGGCTTTTGGCTGAACAGTGGAAAGATGCTGTTAACCaccttgaacccggacacagacagacatggactccAGATGTCTAAATGCATGCCCGTTTAGTTCACATGACACACATAGTGCACAGTACTCCCAATATTGCTCACAGTCCTTTTGCATTTCTTTCcttttgccagctctactcctctggccgcaagctccatcctcttccacccaactccggctctctgaatggagtgaggtggcctcttttatactgcacccagatgttgtccaggtgcttcctgatctttttctggcagcacttcctggtgtggcggaagtgctgtcttccagggctccataattattccaagctctgttcccaaGGCCCCATGCAGACCAGTGTGTAACAGGGAAGATACTGCccttctcccagtccttccctttTTCCAGCTTttcagtggggcaaggtccctggacatCTGTCACAACATCTTATGGCCAATTTGGgacatcatttttctttcttttttgttctttttgctttCTAACATATACCAAAGACTGGAAAGGTCTGCTTTTCTGAAAGCTTTTCTGGGTTCATCATAGTGAACACAAATGAAAGCTCCTTTAGTACAAAATGTCTATAATTGATATTTCCACTCATAATGATTAATTGGTAGATGTTTTTTTGTCAAACCTCCTTCACTTTCACATTACCGtttgacttgttttaaatgataaaagtAAAGTGTTTTGTGAGTTGGAGGGGTATTGCattgaaaaatactgaatgacTTGCTGGATAACTTTGCTTCTGTTCTGTCTGCAGCTTTTAGTGTCTGCACCAGTTGACCTGGTAAAGGTTCGTCTCCAAAACCAGACACACCCTCATCAATCTGTACATACAGCATGTGTTACTTCAAAGTACAGAGGTCCGGTTCACTGTGCAGCCACCATACTGCAACAAGAGGGCATTCAGGGGCTGTACAGAGGGCTTGGTGCTTTAGCCCTACGAGATATCCCTTGCTTTGGCCTCTATTTTCTGCCTTATGAACTTATCTGTTATGGTATGACTGAGGCAGGCCAACAACCAGGttagtaatattaatatattcATGGAGAACAGGAGGGTTGTCTTTTGCTGTTTGTTTCTTACTTATTTTTTGGCAAAACACTGCAACTTGATTAACCAAGTGTGAtagccatttccttttttttattagcCAAAGTCCTTTGGATAGGAATCGAATAAATATGTTGCTTTTGATAAGTTGAAATGGGCAGTTTTAGATGGTGACCATCTTGGACCAGTCCCAGTTATACTCTTTACTAAGGTGTTCAAGATATAATCGAAACCTTTTCAGCCTGGACCTGAAAGAGGTGTCCAACAGTGCTGATTTTGTAAATGGCCAAAGAGTACCTTTGTCtgcttttgtattaaaatatatgaatatttgTTTTCTAGCATTTGTCATTTATAGCGTTTATTTCTTATTCTAGAACCACTTAAAGATGAAAACCTCAAAAGTAAAGCACTAAATTATGACTGCATTTCTAAGTCTGAAGAACAATAAACCTATACAGATTCTTAGATAATCAACATGTATTGAGACTTCATACACTGTGGTCAAAAGACAGGCAGGACATCTCTCTCAAAGATGACCAAGGTCTGGCTGGTTTTTAACATCAACAACAAAAGAAATCATTTACAATGTAGAGCGGACACTGAACAGATTAGTTGTGGGACAGCTGAATCCAATCTTCTTGAGTAATTAAATATGAACAAGGGATGTGCACTTTGGGTGTTCAAAATGTTGACTCCTGAAATGAGGCATCCCTGCATTCAGTGTTGCAAAGAGAATCCCCAGCTAATAAATTTGGAATGGGAGAAACATAAGAGGATGAAACTTGCATATGCCACTAAAACCTAGAGTTGGTACAACAGTTAAAACAGTGCATAATTCTGCGTGATGATGTTGGTATATTTTGTGTTGACTACATGCTATCAAAATGTCTTGCATGGCTATCTACTGTGGACCACCAGaaaaaaactggtgaggaaagctGTCGATTATTCTGCACTTCACGACAGTGTTCTGACTGCACAGATTGCAAAGGCTACTGAAAGGAAACTTTGGATTAAAAATATTTCACCTTTGTTCTCTAGACTTGGCCTTCTGTGACTGCTACCTCTACGTGTATCAGAAGGGGTACGCTTCATGGGACATATTAAGCCAAAGATGCTGATGTGAAGTGGGCTACAATAGAATGGTTGCACAAGCAAGACAAACATTTTATATGAATGGCACTGAAaaactttttgtgtgttttaaaaaatgttttcgtGCTTTTGAGGATAATGTTGAAGATGAAATCTTTGTCACCCCTTTTGTACAGTTAAATAGTATTCTTTTGAAAGTAAATTGCCTTTATTtacccaaaaagaaaaaacagaacttaaaagatgaataaaatgtattgaatttaaAGGTAATGTTTCTAAAATTTAGAAGAATTAATTTAGTTTTGGGATGAAAATGTTAATGTCAGATCTGATCTCCTGATTGGCATCTGCATGCTTTACATGGAGAAGTGCAGAAAATGGTCATGATAATAAAACAAGGTCCTACTCTGTCACTATATAAATTTACTTCTCCATTATATGACTGACTAAATAAAATCACAATTGCGtgactttgcttttctttctaaTCAGGTACCCTGGCAGTTCTGGTCGCTGGAGGCTGTGCTGGGGTGATCACATGGGCTTGTGCTACACCAATGGATGTAATAAAGGCCCGCCTTCAAATGGATGGCCTTGAGGGCTGTCGGTACAGAGGCATTCTGCACTGTGTGACAGACAGCATACGGACTGAGGGATTTTCTGTGCTTTTTCGAGGACTACTGCTTAACAGTGTGAGAGCCTTCCCTGTCAATGCAGTTACGTTCCTCAGTTATGAGACCCTTTtagaaattataaagtaaaaaaattacattcttaaGCCCATACAGTCCAGTTCAGAGTCTCAGAAAGACCTGAGCTTTCCTAGCTGTAATGGGTACATGGACAGGACAACACTCCATCAGAGGACCCACTCAGTTAAGTTGAATGTATTTAGGCATGTGGAAAGAAAAgtgaaggaccaggagagaaacCTACACTGCCATGATGACAACATCCAAATGGCATATGGACTGCATTTGGGGGAGAGATTTAAATCTAGGATGTTTAATTGGTGAAGCAGTAGCACTACACAGTATGCCACCCCATGACATTTCCTATGAAACTTTAATTCACCATGTGGTCAGGTTATTCATATTCCAATTAAATTTCAAagcaaatctatttttttaatttgaaatttaagTTATGTGTTAGTAATGTGATGAAGGAACAACAGGCAATTCTAGTGAAGAATTAACTGGGAAAAGTGTTGTATTAGATGTCAAACAACTTTGGGTGCTACACTTGAAtgttcacattttttcttttcttggacaAATCATCTGTCTATACTTTTAAGCAAAAATACTAAACATGATCCAAATTGCCATGCAGTCTTTTTCCCTACtacttgattatttttattttaaaattccaggGAAATCAGTTACTTTTGAAATTCTTGAGTGTTGTAtaaagctttatttttaaatagatgGTAATTAATGGCACTTCCCGTTGGCAAAATAACGTTTTACTAGTATTGATGGCATTTCTATGATGTCTACAAATTTTTATCACTGTGATTTGCAGCAGgccttatgtactgtatataataaaatgcagaCCTAGAAAAACATTACATAAATCCAGTATTGTTTTTATTGGCATGTATATGTGTAGAGAGCTATTAGGCTAAATATATAACACTGAACAGAGCAGAAGGCCAGAGTACACACACTATAATCGCCTGGCCACAGTGGGATTGCACATGGCTACAAGAGGTCTAAAATTAGAGTGgttaaactttttttcaaaagTAAGATCAATCACTTAGACCTCTTCTTGATATGCCTTTGCTTTTAAACTAAAGTGTTTTTAGTGTAGAATCACACTCTGCCGGCAAGTGAAAGTATGCAAGTTCTTCTAGCACTTGAGTTATCTCCATTTCTCGCCAGAACAAACTCGAAATTACAG is a genomic window containing:
- the LOC120539340 gene encoding solute carrier family 25 member 45 isoform X1 gives rise to the protein MPFAEFIAGWISGAVGLVLGHPMDTIKVRLQTQYKYHGIIDCIKKTYKNERVHGFFKGMSFPVFTVAVSNSVAFGTYGNTLDYLSQSYPSNSNFPPSFTDAFLAGCFAGATQLLVSAPVDLVKVRLQNQTHPHQSVHTACVTSKYRGPVHCAATILQQEGIQGLYRGLGALALRDIPCFGLYFLPYELICYGMTEAGQQPGTLAVLVAGGCAGVITWACATPMDVIKARLQMDGLEGCRYRGILHCVTDSIRTEGFSVLFRGLLLNSVRAFPVNAVTFLSYETLLEIIK
- the LOC120539340 gene encoding solute carrier family 25 member 45 isoform X2 — protein: MSFPVFTVAVSNSVAFGTYGNTLDYLSQSYPSNSNFPPSFTDAFLAGCFAGATQLLVSAPVDLVKVRLQNQTHPHQSVHTACVTSKYRGPVHCAATILQQEGIQGLYRGLGALALRDIPCFGLYFLPYELICYGMTEAGQQPGTLAVLVAGGCAGVITWACATPMDVIKARLQMDGLEGCRYRGILHCVTDSIRTEGFSVLFRGLLLNSVRAFPVNAVTFLSYETLLEIIK